ttttacaaataaataatagaagCAGCAACAGTTATCTAACCAACAAAGTGCCACTACCAAGAAATTATCTTCATGGAGACATGTGTTCTGCGTTCAATTGTTTTTCCTTCTAAACCTTGAAAAGTGATCTTACTATTATGCTGTGTCGAATGATTGCAGGTAAAGGCATTGTACATCAAAAACTTGCCCAGAGATATAACACAAGAACGTCTCAAGGCATTATTTGAACATCACGGGAAGATACTGAAAGTGGTGATTCCACCAGCCAAACCGGGAAAGGAAGACAGTAGATATGGATTCGTGCATTACGCAGAGAGGACAAGTGTCATGCGAGCTTTGAAAAACACTGAAAGATATGAGATTGATGGTATGCCTGGTTCAttcagaataatttttttctgtttacatCTCCTCCTTTGATGTTTCAATTCTAAAATGTATCCCGTTTATATACAGGTCATATGTTGGATTGTACTCTTGCAAAGCCTCAAGCGGATCAAAAGGGGAACACAAATACAGTTCAGAATATGCAGAAATCACAATTGCAACCAAACTATCCTCCTCTTCTTAGTTATGGCATGGCTCCTAGTCCCTTTGGTGCTCTTGGTGGATTTGGAGCTTCTGCCTACTCACAAGTGAGATTTCTACTATTTATCAATCATATAATTATGTCTTGAGAAGAACTTTATGGATATAATTTCTGAGTATAATTTTGTGGGAATGATACAGCCATTAATGCATGCGGGAGGTGCAGCTGGTGGAATGTCGATGATGCCAATCATGTTACCCGATGGAAGAATCGGATACGTCTTGTAAGTTCTTGTCTATATACTCGTATACTGATCTCATGTTTTTGCTATTAGACACATGTACTCATCCGATGTATTGAATGTAATAGGCAACAGCCTGGACTGGCGGCTGTGCCGCAACAACCACCACCAAGGCATTCACCACCTTATAGAGGAGGCAGTGGTtcgagcagcagcagcagtagcaAACGAAGTAGCGACAACGGTAGAGGACGAAGCCGTTACAATCCttattagaaatttcaaaattatgtctcctttatttgggaaaaaaaaaaaaaacactcccAACAAGCCAGCAAAACAAAAAGCCAATTTTAACCGTTGTGTTGTCTTCTTTATGCCATTTGTTTTGACTCTTTAAGATTTTGCGGGGTGGCAATGGGGAATCCGtttaactagtttttttttttttttgtatatttatgcGTTTTCAGTTATTGTTTAATTGGTTTATATATGTCCTTTTCCATTCATGTATGGTCGAGGCTTACTAGTTACTTAGTCGATATGCATGAAAATCCCATTAATGGCCCAAACTAGGTCTCGTTTAAATTACCATAATGTCATCATCTTAATTGTATCCGCCGCATTATCCAAAACCCTTCCCGGCCGGCTGTTCAAATTCTGCATCCTCAACAGCCGTCTAGTCTCACTATTGGTGAGTTTTAATTCaatctcttctgttttttttttttttgtacatttgCGAATAGAGCGTTTGAAACACGAGTGTAAACACTAGGAAAGCAACGCCATtgctgtctctctctctatcaagAACAATGAGAAATCGAGGTGTGATGAATGAAGATAGGTTGAATCAGTTGCCTGAAGCTTTGATTCTGCGGATCTTGTGTTTTCTTCCTACAAAAACTGCCATAACCACGAGTGTTTTGTCTAAACAATGGCGTTCTCTTTGGAAGCTGGTGCCGAATCTAAAGTTCGATTCTGACGATCACAAAAGTGAAGACCAAACATTTTCAGAGGGTGTTTCCAGGTCGATCCTTTCACATAAAGCTACCGTTCTAGAGAGTTTGCTTCTGAGATTTAGTTTAGATAAAGTTAGTCCTGTAGATATAGGACTTTGGGTTGGAATCGCGTTTACTCGACATTTGCGTAAATTGGTACTCTATGCTTCATACCCTGCGCATGATGAGACCTTCACATTTCCGCCTAGCTTGTGTACTTGCAACACACTTGAGACTCTGAAACTCTCACTTGGTATTATTGTAGATATACCTTCTCCGGTTCTTATGAAGTCTCTTAGAACTTTGCACCTTGGGTTTGTGAGCTACAAAGACGATGAATCTTTTCGTAACCTGTTAGCTGGTTGCCCTATTCTTGAAAATTTGGTTTTGGATCGAGGTCAGTATTATGGTGATGTTGTGACTTTCGTTATTGAAGTCCCGTCTTTGAAGAGACTTGAGATTTATGATGATAATTGTGACGAAAGGTTTGGAGGATATAGAATTAATGTCCCCTCTTTGGAATACTTGGCATTCCAAGAGTTAAAGGATTTAGAGATTAGTCTGAATGCGCCGGAGCTGGTGGAGGTTTATATTATTGGAGGTTCTTATAAAATCGCTAATAAGTTTCTTGGATCGCTTAAGTcaaccaaacgtctttctttcGATTTATTACCCTTGGAGGTAAGTTTCAGCGCTGTTTAGTGTTTTTGGTCATCTCATTGTTATTATAAGGTACCAAAATAACTGTTTCATGTACAGATTGTGTATCCAACTAGTAGTATCTTCTATCAACTGGTGAATCTAGAGATGCATACACGTAAAAAAGGGTGGTGGAATGTACTTACGGTCATGCTCGAAATCTCTCCTAAACTACAAGTCCTCAGGCTCCTTGATGTAAGATATTTCATCATTATTTTGGATGGTCTCTCTCTTTGtggttatatttttaatagtctACTTATGATATAGTACATTCCATTCATCTTGTCTTGTTTGTCTCACCAGTATAGGaataaagatgatgatatgGTTGGCGGGAAATGGAATGAACCAAAGTATGTTcctgtttgttgtgtttgttgtgtttgttgtcTCACCTCGAGACATTTGTGTGGGAATAATATGCTTGGGATAGACAAGAAGAGCAAGAAGTGGCTGCATACATTCTACGGTACGCAAAACTGTTGAAGAAGGTAACAATCTCCACTAATCCTATCGATTCAAAAGAGCTAAAGAAGTTGGAAGAGAGACGTAAGATGCTCAAAGAGATGGCTAGTGTGGTCAGGGCTTCCAATTCTTGCCACATTCCTTTCGAATTTAACATATAAGAGTCAACTCTTCATAGAGCCTGTTGGTTAAACATAGGGATTTACATGGGTTTTGGATATCGGGGATGGTTTCTATATATTTTGCCATTGgatattgaaaattttctgaattttatCATAATCTCTatgagtgatgatgatattgataACACCATCttgggctttttttttgttttttcatttattaataaGTAAACCGGTTGggttcggttcgattttaattcAGAACCGGTTTTGAATTAAAAAGCCTAGTCTCTTTCAGTTGACGAGCTTTAGTGCTCAGCTTCTACTTGTTGAATTTTGCGTTAAGAGCGATTGAAGTGCGATTTTAGCTTCAGGGAACAGCAAAAACCTGAAGGGTGTTGTTACCGGAAAAATGGAACAAGAACAACGGTAAGTTTCGTTTATTTCGTTTATGTTTTGCATGCTCCAAACCCTAACTCAttagtcttttcttctttggttttggtggGTGTAATTGTAAAGTGAGAGAAAGCCAGGTGTTGTTAAAGAGGAGTTGATCAGTGAGTTGCCTGAAGAGTTGCTTCTACATATATTGTCGTCTCTTCCAACAAAAAGAGTGATAGCCACGACTCACGAGTGTTTTGTCTAAACGATGGAGATCTCTTTGGAAGATGGTACCCAAACTTCAGTTTAAGGGAGAgatattggtttaggatttagaaagaattttaatgactttaaaagttaggtaaaatatgttgttattcaatcaagacttttaaaaactctataaaaatttggtgttattggttgtgatttgtaaaaaattatctaaaatcttgataaatctagtgttattggattaagagttttataaagtcattaaaagttttatgttattcaagtaaaagaaaagaatcttggattattaatgaattcaaattttatgttattggtttaggattttatatcatttccttaataacaaaaagtcatgaaaactctttcatcaaatagaaagattttacaagattagaaaaaacaaatcatcaggattttaaaaaactttctaaataATCTCTtggaatccttcatttttaactttcaattttctatgattctaacaatcaacaaaaacataaagtcattaaaattctttctaaatcctaaaccaatacctccccctaactCTTAACTTTCATTATATACACATCAATTTTCGGAGAATGTTGGCAGGACTCTGTTTTCACACAAAGCTCCGGTTTTGGAGAGTTTTcatctcaaagttagtaatagATATAGCCATAGCCGTGCATGTGATGATATAGATTAGCCTTGCGAGTTCGGGTAtacgggtcgggtcgggtcggttttttcggttattCGGGTATTCGGGTTTTCAAAAAATCCACCAAACATAACCGAACAAAaaatcggttcggtttgggtcgGGTCAGATGAGAGTTGGTCTTGGGTTTATCCGGTTTAAATCTTAAAACCGATTGAAATCGGTACAAATCCAATTTAAACCGGTTAAATTACGGTATATTTCggtataatttttgtttttattaaaaaatcgggtttcgggtcgggtcggttTCGAGTCGGGGACCGAACTAGATTTTCAATCCTTCCGAATAAAACCGAACCCTAAATTTGGTTGAACCGAAACCCGAAaatttcgggtcgggttggGTCGGCGGCTTCGGGTCGGGTTAAAGTCGCATGCCGAATATAGATATTGGAGTATGGACGGAAATTGCATTTGAACGTCATGTGCGTGAGTTAGTGCTCGAGATTTGTTCAGAAAGGCCTGTTAGATTTCCAANTAATAGATATAGCCATAGCCGTGCATGTGATGATATAGATTAGCCTTGCGAGTTCGGGTAtacgggtcgggtcgggtcggttttttcggttattCGGGTATTCGGGTTTTCAAAAAATCCACCAAACATAACCGAACAAAaaatcggttcggtttgggtcgGGTCAGATGAGAGTTGGTCTTGGGTTTATCCGGTTTAAATCTTAAAACCGATTGAAATCGGTACAAATCCAATTTAAACCGGTTAAATTACGGTATATTTCggtataatttttgtttttattaaaaaatcgggtttcgggtcgggtcggttTCGAGTCGGGGACCGAACTAGATTTTCAATCCTTCCGAATAAAACCGAACCCTAAATTTGGTTGAACCGAAACCCGAAaatttcgggtcgggttggGTCGGCGGCTTCGGGTCGGGTTAAAGTCGCATGCCGAATATAGATATTGGAGTATGGACGGAAATTGCATTTGAACGTCATGTGCGTGAGTTAGTGCTCGAGCTTTGTTCAGAAAGGTCTGTTAGATTTCCAACTAGCATGTTTAGCTTTAGTACTACACTTGAGACCTTGATTCTCAAGTATTCGGTTCTTGTGGATGTTCCTTCTCCAGTTTGTATGAAGTCCCTCAGAACTCTTCACCTTGATTCTGTGGATTTCAAAGACAGCAAATCTATTCGTAACCTTAATATCTGGCTGTCCTAATCTTGAAGATTTGTTCATCTATCAATGTTACCGTAAGGACGGTGTATTGACATTCACTATAGTGGCACCATTCTTGAAGAGGCTAGTGATTACCGATTACTTTGTTGGATCAGAGAAAGGTGGCTATGTGATAaatgctcctttttttttttcctcaaaagtaaattttattgatttagcAAATGTTTTTACATAGAGCTCCCAATAACCACATTGGTTTTAAAACAGAgttaacataataaatattgtCAATACATCCATGCTTTGCTAATGCATTTGCTACACTATTACATTCTCTTTTTGCAAAGTTGAAAGAATATTGTCCTAATCGTGAAGTCCACAAAGCAATATCTTTCAAAAGATTTCGTATAGAAGCATTGGATTGTTGACCATTTACTAAGTTGATTAGTACTTCACAGTCTCCTTCGaagattattgattgatatccCCTGATCCAAGCTTATTGTAGGGATATTAATAGGCTCTTTGTCTCTGCTTCTAGATCTGATCCTGCATAAGATAGTTTAGACGTACCCCATACTAGCGGTTCTCCTTGATGGTTCCTGAAAATCCAGCCACATGTTCCTTGTTTTGTCTGATCATTATATCATGCGTCAAAGTTGCATTTAATAAACGGATGAAAAGGTGGTTTCCAAGAGTTTATGTTGGTGCTGGCGTTGTGTAGTGGCTCCTTAGGTTGTATAGTCTTAACCCATTCTTTCGTTTCCGATTTTGCCATTAGAACTGTCTTGCTTGCACGTTCGCGGTAGTTATTGAAAATTACATTGTTCGTTGCCTTCCAAATGCGCCATAAAGGGAATAAGGTAGTAGAGAGTCAAAATTGTTTGTTGTCTGAGATGATAGAGATTTGATTTCAGAGATGACTTCCACCACAGTAGCTGGTAGTTGGTTGATATTTAATAGAGACGTGTTGGACATACACCATGTCATAGCAGCGAAGGGACATGAAAATAAAGCATGGTGGTCTGTTTCATCTGTTTGGTTGCATCTTGGACAAGTCGAAGATATATTCATATGCTTTGTGCGTAAACGTGAGGTTACTAGTAAAGTTTTTGTAACAATGCGCCAGAGGAAATGTTTTATCTTTGGTAAGATCTTCAACTTCCAGATTTTGTTTTGGAGCTCCGCAGATCTATGTGGTCTTAAGGGTATTTCCCGAGGATCAAACGGATAATGTGTGAGAAACCAGTATCTTGTATTAACAGTATAGTCGCCTGATTGTGAATAGTTCTAAATAAGATCTTTGTCTTTAACTTGAGACAAATGTATGTTCTGGATTATAGTATGCTTTGCTTCCGGGATCAATGatattagtttttctttatCCCAAACTCGAATATTACCAGTAGTGGAAATGAGACTTTCGAGAGGTAAAGAAGATTGAGGTATTAGAGTTTGTATCGGTCTAGGAGGATCAGAGGCGATGACGCTGTCTACACCAAGACGTAAATTAGCTCCATCTCCCACAATATAACGAGTGCCTTTTTTTAAGAAGATCTAAACCGATTAAGATTGATGACCAACCATAAGATTGGTTTTTCCGAGTACAAGCATCCAATATTGAGTCATCTCTATAATATCTGTTCTTCATAACTCGAGCAAACAGAGAGTTGGGATATTGGATTAATCTCCATGCTTGCTTTGCCAGAAGGGCATCATTGAATTTTGCTAGATCTTTGAATCCCAAGCCCCCTTCCGTTTTTGAAACTTGTAGTTTTTTCCAAACTATCCATGGAATACCTCTTTCGTTTGACAATTTTTCCCACCAAAAGTTCATTAAGAGTGATAAATGCTCCTTCTTTGAAATACTTGACACTTAAAGGGGTTAGTCATTACGGGTGTGGTTTGATTGAGAATGATTGAGAATGCGCCAGTGTTAGTTGAGGCAAAAATTAGAGAAGTTTCTTATATAGCCAATGAGAATATTGTGGGATCTCTCACTTCAGTCAAACGTCTTTTCTTGGACTTATCACCCTTGGAGGTAACTATGCTTATAGCTAGCAATTGAGTTATTTGCATGCTTTCACAATGTTCTAATAAGACTATATATGATCTTTATGTATAGATTAAGTTTCCTGCTGATAGTATCTTCTATCAGCTAGTACATCCAAAGATGTATACATGTAAAGAGGAGTGGTGGAATCTACTTACGCTCATGCTTAATAGCTCACCTAAACTACAATTCCTTAAGCTCACTAATGTAAGTCATTTCATTACCAGTCCCAGCTAGCTTCTTTTGGTGGCCTCTCTTATGGGTTCCTAACTTTGACGGTCTACTAATGATGATATGCAATTGAATTTCCTTTTTGCCACAGGAAAAACGCAAGTTTAGAAAACATGGTTTGGTCGGCCGGAGATGGAACGAAGCAAAGAATGTTCCTGAATGTTTGTTGTCTCACCTAAAGATGTTTGTGTGGACAAGATACCGTTGGGATTCAAGTTTCTCAACAAGACCTATTGATTCCAAAGAGCACAACAAGTTGGAAGAGAGATGTAAGACGCTCAAGGAGTTAGATGGTGTTGTTAGGGCTTCAATTTCATGCCACCTTGTCTTCGTCGTAGATAGCGTAGAATGATCGATCTATCTACTAATTACTAGACTCTTCTTGTCACATAGAACTACCGTATATTTTACATGAAGCAAAAGATTAGTAATAAACCAAactttctttttgaattttatctAATCCCAATGAGTGATGAtagtaccatttttttttaattaataagtaaaccgatcggattcggttcgattgaaaaagaaaaccgGTTTTGAATTTAAGAAGCCCTAGTTCCCTTCAATTGGCGAACTTCAGTGCTTTGCGTCGAGAGGGTTTGAAAATGCGATATAAAGCTCTGGGAACAGCAAAACACTGACCGAAGATGGAACAAGAACAACGGTAAGTTCTCGTTTGTTTCGTTTATTGTTTAGAGCATTTAAGTTCCGATGTATAGCGCTCTAAATGtttgattctttgattttttggtGGTTCTAAAGATTGAGAAAGCGAGGTGTtgtgaatgatgatgaggataGGTTGAATCTATTGCCCGAAGCTTTGATTCTGAAAATTCTGTGTTTTCTTCCTACAAAAACTGTCGTAACCACGAGTGTTTTGTCTAAACAATGGCGGTCTCTTTGGAAGTTTGTGCCAAATCTCGAGTTCAATTCTGAGGATTGCGAAAGTGAAGACCTTTCATTTTCAGAGATTGTTTCCAAGTCTTTACTTTCACACAAAGCTCCGGTTCTAGACAGTT
The sequence above is drawn from the Camelina sativa cultivar DH55 chromosome 4, Cs, whole genome shotgun sequence genome and encodes:
- the LOC104784028 gene encoding F-box/FBD/LRR-repeat protein At3g52680; translated protein: MIENAPVLVEAKIREVSYIANENIVGSLTSVKRLFLDLSPLEIKFPADSIFYQLVHPKMYTCKEEWWNLLTLMLNSSPKLQFLKLTNEKRKFRKHGLVGRRWNEAKNVPECLLSHLKMFVWTRYRWDSSFSTRPIDSKEHNKLEERCKTLKELDGVVRASISCHLVFVVDSVE
- the LOC104781116 gene encoding FBD-associated F-box protein At3g52670-like, with the translated sequence MRNRGVMNEDRLNQLPEALILRILCFLPTKTAITTSVLSKQWRSLWKLVPNLKFDSDDHKSEDQTFSEGVSRSILSHKATVLESLLLRFSLDKVSPVDIGLWVGIAFTRHLRKLVLYASYPAHDETFTFPPSLCTCNTLETLKLSLGIIVDIPSPVLMKSLRTLHLGFVSYKDDESFRNLLAGCPILENLVLDRGQYYGDVVTFVIEVPSLKRLEIYDDNCDERFGGYRINVPSLEYLAFQELKDLEISLNAPELVEVYIIGGSYKIANKFLGSLKSTKRLSFDLLPLEIVYPTSSIFYQLVNLEMHTRKKGWWNVLTVMLEISPKLQVLRLLDYRNKDDDMVGGKWNEPKYVPVCCVCCVCCLTSRHLCGNNMLGIDKKSKKWLHTFYGTQNC